In the Streptomyces sp. SJL17-4 genome, CAGCCGCATCACGCCGTACCGCCAGCGCTCCAGGAAGGTGGAGTGGGCGGTGGAGGTGTTGGTGACGGTGACCAGGACGGCAGCGAGCAGCGAGGTGACGAGCAGTCCGCCGACCGCGACGACCGCGGCGAGCCACGGGTTGGAGCGGTCGCCCTTGGCGTAGAACTCCTTGCGGCCCAGCAGCAGCGCGAGCACGAACGCGGCGGTCAGGACCAGCGAGATCCAGTTCTGGGCGTGCTGCCGGATCTCCGGGAAGAACATCACCAGGGCGAAGAGCAGCAGGAACAGACCGCCGAGCACCAGGTTGAGGATCCACGCCGCGCGCTTGCGCCGTCGCATGGTGATCGCCAGGAAGAGGGTGAAGACCCCCGAGGCGAAGCCCGCCGTGAGCATGTACGGGGTGAAGTAGTTGTCCTCGTTGTGGCGGCGCAGGTCCTGCCCGAAGGAGACCCAGACGGCGCTCAGGAAATTGATGAACGTGACGACGCGCAGGTACCAGACGGCGAACGCGGCGCTGCGCCGTGAACGGGCGGTCGTGCCCCGGGGTGCTGCTTCGGCAGACAAGCGGACTTCTCCCATGAAAAGCGATCATATGGGGCAGTCCTTGCCGCACGGAGACGCCGGAGACGGCCACGCGCGCGTCGCGCGTGACCGCCTCGGAGTCGATCGTTCCCGTCTCCCCGCTCTCAGGCCTCCGCAGCGCCCTCGTCGTCCGGAGTGGTCGGATCCGGACGTTCGGGCAGCTCCGCGGCGAACGCCGCCGCGGCCTTGACGAGGGGGAGTGCGAGCAATGCCCCGGTTCCCTCACCCACATGGACGCCGTGATCGAGCAGAGGGTTGAGCGCCATCCTGTCCAGGGCCTTCGCCTGCGCCGGCTCCCCGCTCACCTGACCCGCGAGCCACCAGTCCGGCGCCCGGAACGCCGCCCGCTGCGCCACCAGCGCGCACGCCGCGCCCACCACCCCGTCCAGGATCACCGGCATCCGCCGCACCGACGCCTGGAGCAGGAAACCGGTCATCGCCGCCAGATCCGCCCCGCCGACCGCCGCCAGCAGCTCCAGCTGATCGCCCAGGACCGGCCGGGCCCGCCGCAGCGCGTCCCGGATCGCCGCGCACTTCCGCATCCACGCCAGATCGTCGATCCCGGCGCCACCCCGGCCCGTCACCACGGAGGCGTCCGTCCCGCAGAGGGCCGCGATCAGCGTGGCGGCCGGCGTCGTCCCGCCGACACTCAGATCCCCGAGGACCACCAGATCGGTGCCCGAGTCCGCCTCCTCGTCGGCGATCGCGATCCCGAGCCGGACGGCCGCCTCGGTCTCCTCGACCGTCAGCGCGTTCTCGACGTCGATCCGGCCGCTGCCGCGCCGCACCCGGTGGCGTACCACCTCGGCGGGCAGCAGCTCCGGGTCGCAGTCCAGGCCCGCGTCCACGACCCGGACCGGCACGTCCGTCGACCGGGCGAGCACCGCGATCGGACTCGCCCCGTCCAGGACCGCGCGCACCAGCTCGTGCGCGGTGCCCGCCGGGCGCCCCGACACATCGAGCGAGGCCACCCCGTGATCGCCCGCGAACAGCACCACCTTCGGCTGCTCGATCGCCCGCACCTTGACCGAGGCCTGCGCGGCCGACAGCCACTCACCGAGCTCGTCGAGCCGACCCAGCGCACCCGGCGGCACGGTCAGCCGCTCACGGCGCTCCTCGGCGTCCCGCCGGATCCCCCCGTCGGGGCGCTCGATCAGATCGGAGAAGTCGTCCAGGTTCACGGATTTCCGCCTTGTGAATCAGCGAGGGCCATCGGTGCTCGCACCCTACCCGCGCAGCACGAGCGCCTGACCGGCGACCACGAGGAGGACCTCCTCGCACTCGTCCCCGAAGGACGCGTTGAGCCGGCCCAGCTCGTCACGGAAGCGGCGCCCCGCCGCCGTCGCCGGCACCACCCCCGAGCCGACCTCGTTCGTGACGGCGACGACCGTACGACGGGTCGCCCGCACCGCCGCCACCAGCTCGGCGGTCCGCTCGCGCAGCGCGCTCTGCCCGCCGGCCGCCCACGTCTCGTCGTCCCAGGCACCCACCCGGTCCATGGCATCGGTCAGCCACAACGACAGACAGTCCACGAGGAGCGCCGGCCCGTCCCCTTCGAGCAGCGGTACGAGGTCACAGGTCTCGGCGGTACGCCAGGACCCCGGGCGCCGCTCCCGGTGCAGGCTGACCCGCTCCGCCCACTCCGGATCGCCCTCCCGACTGCCGCCCGTCGCCACGTACAGCACCTCGGGGAAGGTCTCGAGACGTCGCTCGGCCTCGACGGACTTCCCCGACCTGGCCCCGCCGGTCACCAGGGTCCGCCGGGGCACGTCCGGCACCTCGTGGTACTCGCCGACGTACAGCGTCGTCCCGTCCGGCACCGCCCGCGCGCCCGCCGCCGCGAGCCGCCGGTCCAGCTCGGCGCCGGTCGGCGCGTCATGGTCCAGATGGACGGCGACGACATCGGTCGCGGGCCCGACGGCCCCGGTCGCCCGCAGCCGGGCCAGCGCGTCCGGCCGACCCGTCACATCGGCGACCACCATGTCGTACGGCACCCGGTGGTCCTCCGGAAGCCCCGCAGGGGACCCGCCCGGCGGCAGATAGAGCAGCGTCTCGCCGTCGGCCGAGGTCACCTCGTACCCGGTACCGGGGGAGTCCATCGGCACCGCCCGCACCCGGTGCCCGGAGATCAGCGTCAACTCCCGTCCGTCCGGCACCCGCCCGGCGGTGGGCAGCCCCGCGGGCACCTCCACCGCGGGCCCGTCGTGCGGATGGGTCAGCAGCACCTGCCGCACGCCCACCAGTGAATGCCCGGACCGCGCGGCGGCCAGGGCGGCGCCCGGGGTCAGATCGAGCAGCAGGGCGCCGTCCACGAGCAGCGCCGTCGCGGCGCGGACCCGTGGCCCACGGGAGAGCGCGCACACCGCGCAGGGGCAGTCGGGACGGGGCAGTCCGAGCGGGGCGCCGGTGCCGAGCAGAGTCAGTTCCACCCTCAGATCCTCCCGCGCCACCGCGAGCCGTGCGCGCCCGGCTACTCTGCGGGCAGGAAACCGATCATCCGGTGAGCGCCAGGAGGCGGACATGGCATGGACGTGGCGGTTCGAGAAGTCCGACGGCACGGAGGTCGAGCCGGTGGTGACGCCTGAGGAGTTCACCACCCAGGGCGACGCGGAAAGCTGGATCGGCGAAAACTGGCGGGACCTGCTGGGAGGGGGCGCGGACCAGGTGACCCTGTCGGAGGACGGGACGAAGATCTACGGCCCGATGCCCCTGAACGCGGAGGGCTGAGCACCCGGCACCCAGGGCGGGCGCCCCGCGGTGGGCAACGGTCCCCGGGGCGCCCCGCCCACCCCGCCGCAGCCGTGCCGGGCAACAGCCCCGCGGGGGCTCCGCCCCCGCCCACACGGGGCGTGGCGGGGGCGCGGGCGGCGCCCCACACGGCGGGGGCCGGCGCGGGCGCGGCGTGCGCTCGCGCGGCGGGTGTGGGGCGGGCGCGGGCTCGCATGAAGCGGGGCGCGGGCGTGTGCCCACCCGGCGGCGACGTGGGCGCGCGCCCACGCGAGGCGGGGCGCGGTGTGTGGCCGCGCCGAAGCGGGGCGCGTGGGTCGCCGCGGCGGGCGGCGCCCCGCCCCCTACATCTCGCCCAGCGTGACCTCGACCTTCTCCGTCGCCGTCCCCCGGACATACGTCACCGTCACCTCGTCGCCCGGCCGCCGCGAGGCCAACGCCTCCGACAGCGACGTGATCGTCGTGACATCCGTGTCGCCCAGCCGGGTGATCACATCCCCCGGCCTCAGCCCCGCCTCACCCGCCGCCCCGTCCGCCGGCGCCTCGACCACCGCCACGCCCGCCGGCTCGTAGTCGTCGTTCAGCACCGTACGGCCGGTGATGTTCAGCGCCGCCCGGCCCGAGTCCGTGACCTTGCCGTCCTTGACGATCTGGTCCGCGATCGTCCGCACCATCGACGCCGGGATCGCGAACCCGATGCCGGCGGCCGAACCGCCGCCCAGCTCCGGGTCGACCGCCGCGAGCGTCGGGATGCCGATGACCTCGCTGTCCAGGTTCACCAGCGCGCCCCCGCTGTTGCCGGGGTTGATCGCGGCCGAGGTCTGGACCATGTTCGCGATCGTCGCGCCCGTGCCGCCGCCGGTCCGTCCCTCGCTGACCGTGCGTCCGGTCGCCGAGACGATGCCCTGGGTCACGCTGCCGGACAGGCCCAGCGGCGAGCCCATCGCCAGCACGATCTGCCCCATGTCGACGGCCGTGGAGTCGCCGAACTTCGCCGGCTTCAGACCCTGCGGCACCGATTCCAGCTTGATCACGGCGAGATCCTGCTCGGGGTACGAGGAGACGAGCCGGGCGGTGACCGGCTGCCCACCCGTCGCGGCACTGACCCTGAAGGACTTCTCCTGGCCCACCACGTGCGCGTTGGTGACGATGTGGCCCTTGTCGTCGTAGACGACCCCGGAGCCGAGGCTCTCGGCCGCGTCGATCTGCACGACCGACGGCAGGACGTTCTTGATGACGGCCCGGTAGTCGTCCTGGAGTTCGTTGGCGGCGAGCGGCGCCGCCGCCTGTGTGGAGCGCTCCGGCGCGGGCGTGCTTCCGCCGCCGGAGCAGCCGCCGACGAGCGTGACGGCGCACGCGACGGCGGTCAGGGGCAGAAGGAGGCGGGGGGTACGGGCACGGGATACGTCCATGTCCGGAGTATCCGTTTCATCCCTGTGGCGGGCCCGGCGAGCGCACCCGATCAGGGGTGCGCTCGCTCAGCCCCGTACCCCGCACAGATGCAGCAGCGCCGCCACGCGGCGGTACGGCTCCGTCCGCCCCGCCCGGTCCTCGGCGGCGAGCAGCCGCTCCAGCTCCTCGGCGGCCGGCAGGCCCGCCTCGGCCGGGATGCTGTCGGTGAAGACCCGTACCCCGTACCAGGCGTGCAGCGGCGCCGCGATCCCGGCGAGCGTCGCCGTCAGCGCGTCGAGGCGGTCGGCCCGCACCTTCACGCCGTTGTCGTCGGTGTAGACGTCCGAGTCGAAGCCGGTGAGCGCACCGGACCAGTCCCCGGCGAGCCCCGGCCGCATGGAGAGGGCCTCCGCGTTCCGCACGACCAGCGAGAGCAGTCCGCCGGGGGCGAGCATCCGGGCCAGGCCCGCGAGCAGCGCGTCGGGCTCGTCCGCGTACATGAGGACGCCGTGGCAGAGGACGACGTCGAAGCTGCCGGGGAGGAAGTGCACCCCGGTCTCGCGTCCGTCGCCCTCGATCAGCCGGACCCGCTCACGGATCCCGGCGGGCTCGGTCGCCAGCGACTCACGGGCGGCCTTCAGAAGATCGGGATCGGCTTCGAGGCCGGTCACCGTGTGCCCCGCGCGGGCGAGACGCAGCGCCTGCGTGCCCTGGCCCATGCCGGCGTCGAGGATCCGGAGTCGCTGCCCCACGGGATAGCGGCCGGATATCTGCTCGTCGAGCTGGCGGGCGACGATCTCCTGCCGGATGGTGTCGCGCAGCCCGCCGGAACCGGCGGGCCAGTGCACGACGGGCAGCACAGGACCGCCCGACTCCGACGTCGCGGCGCCGAAAGCGCGCTCGACGGGCTCAGAACTGTCGGCGCTCAGGGCCGCTCTCCGCGCTTGACCTGCGGCTTCGGCAGTCGCAGTCGGCGCATCTGGAGCGTACGCATCAGGCCGTAGGCGATGGCGCCACGCTTCGGCTCGTTCGGGAAGCGCTCGTTGAGCTGCTTGCGGAGCCGGATCCAGATGCCGACCGAGTCGATGACGATCAGGATGATCACACCGAGCCAGAGCAGCAGCGAGATGTTCTGCAGCGACCGGTTGGCGTTGCCGAACAGCGACAGCACGAGGATCACCACGGCCATCGGCAGGAAGAACTCGGCGATCGCGAACCGCGAGTCGACGAAGTCGCGCACGAAGCGGCGGACCGGACCCTTGTCGCGGGCGGGCAGGTAACGCTCGTCGCCACTGGCCAGCGCTTCGCGCTGACGGGCCAGGTCCGAGCGGCGTGCCTCGCGCTGGCGCTTGGCGGCCTCCTTGCGGTCGGTCGGCACCGTCGCGGCGCGACGGCGCTGGGTCTGCGCGTCACTCCGCTTCGGGGTCGGGCGGCCCTTGGGGGCCTCGGGGTCGCGGGGCTGCTTGGAAAGGTCCGCCGTCACCTTGTCGGTGGGGGCCTTCTCGTCCTTCGAACGGCTACGGAACACAAAACCCAAGGGTACGGGGTGGCGGGCATGAACCCCATGCCGGGCGGGAACGATCCGCTAACAGAGTGCGTCTACGGCGGTACGTACGCAGGACGGGCGAGGTTTCCCCTAGATCCATCTACTCCCTGCGCGGGAGGGGAGGCCGGCCGTAGTCGTCCTTTGGGAGGAGCGCATCCGGCTCCGAACAGTGCGGTAATGGAGACAGGGCCCGTACTGTGGATCCTGTCGAAAAGCTGGAGCCGAAGTCCGTCAGAAGGGGGCGCGCGAAGCCCATGAGCGGTGTCATGAAGCGTATGGGGATGATCTTCCGCGCGAAGGCGAACAAGGCCCTTGACCGGGCCGAGGATCCGCGCGAGACGCTCGATTACTCCTACCAGAAGCAGCTGGAGCTGCTGCAGAAGGTGCGACGGGGCGTCGCCGACGTCGCCACCTCCCGCAAGCGGCTCGAACTCCAGCTGAACCAGCTGCAGGGCCAGTCGGCCAAGCTGGAGGACCAGGGCCGCAAGGCGCTGGCACTCGGCCGCGAGGACCTGGCGCGCGAGGCGCTGTCCCGCCGCGCCGCGCTCCAGCAGCAGGTCAGCGACCTGGAGGTGCAGCACCAGACGCTGCAGGGCGAGGAGGAGAAGCTCACCCTCGCCGCCCAGCGTCTCCAGGCCAAGGTGGACGCCTTCCGCACCAAGAAGGAGACCATCAAGGCGACCTACACGGCGGCCCAGGCGCAGACCCGGATCGCGGAGTCCTTCTCCGGCATCTCGGAGGAGATGAGCGACGTCGGTCTCGCGATCCAGCGGGCCGAGGACAAGACCGCCCAGCTCCAGGCGCGCGCGGGCGCGATCGACGAGCTGCTCGCCTCGGGCGCGCTCGACGACCAGTCGGGCCTGGCCAAGGACGACATCCAGGCCGAGCTCGACCGGCTCTCCGGAGGTACGGACGTCGAGCTGGAGCTCCAGCGGATGAAGGCGGAGCTGGCCGGCGGCCCGTCGGCGCAGCAGCAGGCCATCGAGGGCGGCGGCGCGGCGGCGCCGCAGGACGCCCCGCCGCAGCAGCAGTCCCACCCGCGCTTCGAGAAGTAGGCGACGGCACGTAGGCGACAGCCCGCGAACAGACAGGACGCGTCATGATCGTACGGATCATGGGGGAGGGCCAGTGGAAGCTGGCCGACAGCCACTTCGTCGAGCTGAACAAACTCGACGACGAGCTGCTCGAGGAGATGGAGTCGGGGGACGAGGAAGGTTTTCGGCGCACGCTGAACGCTCTCCTGGACGAGGTCCGGCGGCTCGGTGAGCCCCTGCCTGACGACGCGCTCGAACCCTCGGAGCTGATCCTCCCCGCTCCGGACGCGGGCCTGGACGAGGTCAAGGAGATGCTCTCCGACGACGGCCTCATCCCCGGCTGACGCCCCTGAACGACGGTCCCGCCACCCCTAAGGGTGGCGGGACCGTGTGCTTCCCCCGCACGCCCACCACTCCGAAGCGGCCCCACCCGCGGCGACGGCCGTCCCGCCCGCTGCGGACAGGGCCGACCTGCCCCGCTGTGGACGCGCGGCCGTCCGACGGCTGTGGACAGGGCCGTCCCGCCCGGCTGCGGCCACGGCCCCGTCCGCCCACTGCCGACACGGCCGATCACCCCGCTGCGGACGCGCCCGTCCACCCTGCTGCGCCCGCGCCCGTCCGCCCGCTACGGACACGGCCGACCGCCCCGCCCCGTACCGTTGTTCCCCGTGACCCCCACCGGACCCGCCACCGGCACCCTCTTCGCCCGTCTCCGCGACGGGTTCCGCGCGCATCCGCTCGCCTTCGACGCGACGCTCGCGTTCGGCGTGCTCGTCTCGATGATTGCCGGGTCCTTCACCGACCCGCACGGCAGCCCGACCGGGCCGACCTTCGGCGAGCGCGTGCCCAGTGTCACGAGCGTGCTGCTCATGGTGCTGGCGGCCGCCGCCCTGGTGCTGCGCCGGCGCTACCCCTTCCACGTGCTCTGCTTCACGGTGGCGGTCAGCCTCCTCGAACTGGTCAACGACACCCGGCCCGCCACCGTCTCCATGAGCGCCGTCATCGCGCTCTACACGGTCGCCTCCCGCACCGACCGGCCCACCACCTGGCGGGTCGGCCTCGTCACCATGGCGGCGCTGACGGCCGCCGCCATGGCCTTCGGCCCCACCCCCTGGTACGCCCAGGAGAACCTCGGCCTCTTCGCCTGGACCGGCATGGCGGCGGCCGCGGGAGACGCCGTCCGCAGCCGCCGGGCCTTCGTCGACGCCATCAGGGAGCGCGCCGAGCGGGCCGAGCGCACCCGCGAGGAGGAGGCGGGCCGCCGGGTCGCGGAGGAGCGGCTGCGGATCGCCCGCGACCTCCACGACGTCGTCGCCCACCACATCGCCCTGGTGAACGTCCAGGCCGGCGTCGCCGCACACGTCATGGACAAGCGCCCCGACCAGGCCAAGGAGGCCCTCGCGCACGTCCGGGACGCGAGCCGGTCCGCGCTCGACGAGCTGCGCGCCACCGTCGGCCTGCTGCGCCAGTCCGGCGACCCGGAGGCCCCCACCGAACCGGCCCCCGGCCTCGCCGTCCTCGACGGGCTGCTCGACAGCTTCCGCAAGGCCGGGCTGCCGGTCGCCCTGGCCCGTACCGACGGGGAACGGCCGCTCCCCGCGACCGTCGACCTGGCCGCGTACCGGATCGTGCAGGAGGCGCTGACCAATGTGCGGAAGCACGCGGGGCCGGACGCCAAGGCCGAGGTGAGCGTCGTCCGGGTGGGCCGTACGGTCGAGATCACCGTCCTCGACAACGGCACGTCCGTCCCCGACCCCGACCGCGACCCCGACCCGGACCCCGTACCCAACGGTGGCCACGGACTGCTCGGCATGCGCGAGCGGGTCGGCGCGCTCGGCGGCACCCTGACCGCGGCCCCCCGGTACGGCGGCGGCTTCCGGGTCCAGGCGATACTGCCGGTGACGTTCCGTACGGGGGAGGACACATGACGATCCGGGTACTGCTGGCCGACGACCAGGCCCTGCTCCGCAGCGCCTTCAAGGTCCTGGTGAACTCCGAACCGGACATGGAGGTCGTCGGCGAGGCAGCCGACGGCGCCCAGGCCGTGGCCCTCGCCCGCTCCGAGCGGGCCGACGTGGTCCTGATGGACATCCGGATGCCGGGCACGGACGGCCTCGCGGCCACCCGCATGATCACCGCGGACCCGGAGCTCTCCGACGTCCGGATCGTCATGCTGACCACCTTCGAGGTCGACGAGTACGTCGTGCAGTCGCTACGCGCCGGGGCCTCCGGCTTCCTCGGCAAGGGCGCCGAACCGGAGGAACTGCTCGGTGCGATCCGGATCGCCCACGCCGGTGAGGCGCTGCTCTCCCCGGCCGCCACCAAGGGCCTGATCGCCACGTTCCTCGCCCAGGGTCCCGGCGCGGACGTCGTGGGCGACGGCGACCGGGGCCGTACCGAGCGGCTCGCCGCGCTCACCGCCCGGGAGCGCGAAGTCCTCGTCCTCGTCGCCGGAGGTCTCTCCAACGACGAGATCGCCGAGCGGCTCGACGTCAGCCCGCTCACCGTGAAGACCCACGTCAATCGGGCCATGGCCAAGCTCGGCGCCCGCGACCGGGCCCAGCTGGTCGTCACCGCCTACGAATCCGGACTGGTACGTCCAAGGGTGGAGTGACCGGGGGCTCCGGCGTACTCCAGACGCGGTATGCGCGGCATAAGGATGTGGACCCGGGGGGCGAGGATTTCCTGCCCTGGATGGCAGATCGTATAGGCGGGGGGCACCTCCGGCGGATCGCGTGGATCTCGCGGATCTCGCGGATCTCGCGGATCTCGCGGATCCCGTGGATCTCTTGGATCCGGCCGGAGCCTTGGCTGCTCCCGCCTGTCGACGAGTACGCCACAGAAGAGAGACCCCATGTCCTGGCTGTCCAGATTCAGCCTCGCGCAAAGGGCCCTGATCGGGCTGATCTCCATCGTCGCCCTGGTGTTCGGGGCGATTGCGATACCGCAGCTGAAGCAGCAGCTGTTCCCCTCGATCGAGCTGCCCATGGTCTCGGTCCTCGCCCCCTACCAGGGTGCCTCTCCCGATGTGGTCGAGAAGCAGGTCGTCGAGCCCCTGGAGAACAACCTCAAGGCCGTCGACGGCCTGAAGTCGGTCACCTCCACGGCCTCCGAGGGCATGGCGCTCGTCATGGCCTCCTTCGACTACGGCGACGAATCGACGAAGCAGCTCGTCGCCGACGTCCAGCAGGCCGTCAACCGGGCCCGCGCCGAACTGCCCGACACGGTCGACCCGCAGGTCGTGGCCGGCTCCACGGACGACATCCCGACCGTCGTCCTCGCCGCCGCCTCCGACCAGGACCCGCAGGCCCTCGCGGACCTGCTGGACCGCACCGTGGTGCCCGCCATCGAGGGCATCGAGGGCGTCGGCCAGGTCTCCGTCACCGGCGTCCAGGACCTCCAGGTCTCCGTCACCCCGGACGACCGCAAGCTCGCCGCGGCCGGTCTCACGGCCATGAAGCTCGGCGAGGCCCTCCGCTCCGGCGGCGGCACCCTCCCGGCCGGTTCCTTCTCCGAGACGGGCAAGAGCCGCACCATCCAGGTCGGCGGCGGCTACACCTCGCTGAAGCAGATCGAGGACCTCCGCATCCCGGCGGCCACCCCCGGCAAGGGCAAGGCGGTCCGCCTCGGCGACGTCGCCACCGTCCGCCAGGAGGAGTCGCCGCGCGTCTCCCTCACCCGGACCAACGGCAAGCCCAGCCTCGCTGTCATGGCCACCATGGACAAGGACGGCAGCGCCGTCGCGATCTCCGACGCCGTCAAGGAGAAGCTGCCCGAACTGCGCGCCGACCTCGGCGCGGGCGCCGAGCTGACCGTGGTCTCCGACCAGGGCCCGGCCGTCGCCAAGGCCGTCTCCGGCCTGACCACCGAGGGCGCCCTCGGTCTCGTCATGGCCGTCCTGGTGATCCTGGTGTTCCTCGCGTCGATCCGCTCCACCCTGGTCACCGCGGTCTCCATCCCGCTCTCGGTCGTCCTCGCGCTCATCGTGCTGTGGACCCGCGACCTCTCGCTCAACATGCTGACGCTCGGCGCGCTCACCATCGCCATCGGCCGGGTCGTCGACGACTCGATCGTGGTCCTGGAGAACATCAAGCGTCACCTCGGCTACGGCGACGAGCGGCAGACCGCCATCCTCACCGCGGTCCGCGAGGTGGCGGGCGCCGTCACCTCCTCGACCCTCACCACCGTCGCCGTCTTCCTGCCGATCGGTCTGACCGGCGGCATGATCGGCGAGCTGTTCGGCTCGTTCTCGCTGACCGTCACCGCGGCCCTGCTGGCCTCGCTGCTCGTCTCCCTGACCGTCGTCCCGGTCCTCTCGTACTGGTTCCTGCGCGCCCCCAAGGGCACCCCGGAGGACCTGGCCGAGGCCCGCAGGCTGGCCGAGGAGAAGGAGGAGAGGAGCCGTCTCCAGCGCCTGTACGTGCCGGTCCTGAAGTTCGCGACCCGGCGCCGGCTGACCAGCCTCGCCATCGCGTTCGTCGTCCTGATCGTCACCTTCGGCATGGCCCCGCTCCTGAAGACGAACTTCTTCGACCAGGGCGAGCAGGAGGTGCTCAGCATCCAGCAGGAGCTGGCGCCCGGCACCGCCCTGGACGCCTCCGACGCGGCCGCGAAGAAGATCGAGAAGCTCCTCGCGGACACCGACGGCGTCAAGGACTACCAGGTCAACGTCGGCTCGTCCGGCTTCATGGCGGCCTTCGGCGGCGGCACCGGCACCAACCAGGCCACCTACCAGGTCAGCCTGGAGGAGTCCGCCTCGTTCGAGAAGACCCGGGACGCCATCGAGAAGGGCCTCGCCGCCCTCGACGGCGTCGGCGACACCAAGCTCGCCGCGGGCGACGGCTTCGGCAGCCAGGACCTGAGCGTGGTCGTCAAGGCCGCCGACGCCGAGGTCCTGGAGAAGGCCTCCGAGCAGGTCCGGACGGCGATCGCCGGGATGAAGGACGTCACCGACGTCCAGAGCGACCTCTCGCAGTCCGTCCCGCGCATCTCGGTCAAGGCGAAGCCCTCGGCCGCCGACGCCGGCTTCGACTCCGCCTCGCTCGGCATGATCGTCGCCCAGGCCGTCCGGGGCACCCCGGCCGCCAAGGCGATCCTCGACGACAGCGAGCGGGACGTCCTCATCACCTCGGCGAAGCCGGTCACCACCCTGGCCGGGCTCAAGGCTCTGCCCCTCGGCCCGGTGAAGCTGGGCGACATCGCCGCCGTCGAGCTCGTCCCCGGCCCGGTCTCCATGACCCGGATCGACGGCGCCCGCGCCGCGACGATCACGGCCAAGCCGGTCGGCGACAACACCGGCGCCGTGAGCACCACCCTCCAGCAGAAGATCGACGCGCTGGACCTGCCCGAGGGCGCCACCGCCAGCATCGGCGGTGTCTCCGAGGACCAGTCCGAGGCCTTCCTCAACCTGTTCCTGGCGATGCTCGCGGCGATCGCGATCGTCTTCATGCTGCTGGTCGCGACCTTCCGGTCGCTGATCCAGCCGCTGATCCTGCTGGTCTCGATCCCGTTCGCGGCGACCGGCGCGATCGGTCTCCTCGTGGTCACCGACACCGCGATGGGCGTCCCGGCGATGATCGGCATGCTGATGCTCATCGGCATCGTCGTCACCAACGCGATCGTCCTGATCGACCTGATCAACCAGTACCGGGCGCAGGGCCTGGGCGTCGTCGAAGCGGTGATCGAGGGCGGCCGGCACCGGCTCCGCCCGATCCTGATGACCGCCCTGGCGACGATCTTCGCCCTGCTGCCGATGGCGCTCGGCATCACCGGTGAGGGCGGCTTCATCGCCCAGCCGCTGGCCGTGGTGGTGATCGGCGGTCTGATCACCTCGACGCTGCTGACGCTGCTCCTCGTCCCGACGCTCTACGCGATGGTGGAACTCCGCAAGGAGCGCCGGGCGAAGAAGAAGGCGGCGAAGAAGGGCGCGGAGTCCGGTGACGCGCCGGTCCCGCCGCAGGCGAAGGAGCCGGCCGCGGTCTGATCCGTACGGTACGAAGGAAGGGGCGCCCCGCGATCACGCGGGGCGCCCCTTCCCGTCAGCTGCACGGAGAACCGTTACGGCAGAGCGAGCATCCGCTCAAGCGCGAGCTTCGCGAAGCTCTCCGTCTCCTTGTCGACCTGGATCTGGTTGACGAGGTTGCCCTCGGCAAGCGACTCCAGGGTCCACACCAGGTGCGGCAGGTCGATGCGGTTCATCGTCGAGCAGAAGCAGACCGTCTTGTCGAGGAAGACGATCTCCTTGCCCTGGTCGGCGAATCGGTTCGCCAGCCGGCGGACCAGGTTCAGCTCCGTGCCGATGGCCCACTTGGAACCGGCCGGGGCCGCCTCCAGGGTGTTGATGATGTACTCGGTCGAGCCCACGTAGTCCGCGGCGGCGACGACCTCGTGCCGGCACTCGGGGTGGACGAGCACGTTCACGCCCGGGATGCGCTCGCGGACGTCGTTGACCGAGTCCAGCGAGAAGCGGCCGTGCACCGAGCAGTGACCCCGCCACAGGATCATCTTGGCGGCGCGCAGCTCCTCGACGGTGAGCCCGCCGTTCGGCTTGTGCGGGTTGTACAGGACGCAGTCGTCGAGGGACATGCCCATGTCGCGGACGGCGGTGTTGCGGCCGAGGTGCTGGTCCGGCAGGAACAGCA is a window encoding:
- the cobT gene encoding nicotinate-nucleotide--dimethylbenzimidazole phosphoribosyltransferase, which gives rise to MNLDDFSDLIERPDGGIRRDAEERRERLTVPPGALGRLDELGEWLSAAQASVKVRAIEQPKVVLFAGDHGVASLDVSGRPAGTAHELVRAVLDGASPIAVLARSTDVPVRVVDAGLDCDPELLPAEVVRHRVRRGSGRIDVENALTVEETEAAVRLGIAIADEEADSGTDLVVLGDLSVGGTTPAATLIAALCGTDASVVTGRGGAGIDDLAWMRKCAAIRDALRRARPVLGDQLELLAAVGGADLAAMTGFLLQASVRRMPVILDGVVGAACALVAQRAAFRAPDWWLAGQVSGEPAQAKALDRMALNPLLDHGVHVGEGTGALLALPLVKAAAAFAAELPERPDPTTPDDEGAAEA
- a CDS encoding bifunctional adenosylcobinamide kinase/adenosylcobinamide-phosphate guanylyltransferase, coding for MELTLLGTGAPLGLPRPDCPCAVCALSRGPRVRAATALLVDGALLLDLTPGAALAAARSGHSLVGVRQVLLTHPHDGPAVEVPAGLPTAGRVPDGRELTLISGHRVRAVPMDSPGTGYEVTSADGETLLYLPPGGSPAGLPEDHRVPYDMVVADVTGRPDALARLRATGAVGPATDVVAVHLDHDAPTGAELDRRLAAAGARAVPDGTTLYVGEYHEVPDVPRRTLVTGGARSGKSVEAERRLETFPEVLYVATGGSREGDPEWAERVSLHRERRPGSWRTAETCDLVPLLEGDGPALLVDCLSLWLTDAMDRVGAWDDETWAAGGQSALRERTAELVAAVRATRRTVVAVTNEVGSGVVPATAAGRRFRDELGRLNASFGDECEEVLLVVAGQALVLRG
- a CDS encoding trypsin-like peptidase domain-containing protein gives rise to the protein MDVSRARTPRLLLPLTAVACAVTLVGGCSGGGSTPAPERSTQAAAPLAANELQDDYRAVIKNVLPSVVQIDAAESLGSGVVYDDKGHIVTNAHVVGQEKSFRVSAATGGQPVTARLVSSYPEQDLAVIKLESVPQGLKPAKFGDSTAVDMGQIVLAMGSPLGLSGSVTQGIVSATGRTVSEGRTGGGTGATIANMVQTSAAINPGNSGGALVNLDSEVIGIPTLAAVDPELGGGSAAGIGFAIPASMVRTIADQIVKDGKVTDSGRAALNITGRTVLNDDYEPAGVAVVEAPADGAAGEAGLRPGDVITRLGDTDVTTITSLSEALASRRPGDEVTVTYVRGTATEKVEVTLGEM
- a CDS encoding methyltransferase domain-containing protein, which codes for MLPVVHWPAGSGGLRDTIRQEIVARQLDEQISGRYPVGQRLRILDAGMGQGTQALRLARAGHTVTGLEADPDLLKAARESLATEPAGIRERVRLIEGDGRETGVHFLPGSFDVVLCHGVLMYADEPDALLAGLARMLAPGGLLSLVVRNAEALSMRPGLAGDWSGALTGFDSDVYTDDNGVKVRADRLDALTATLAGIAAPLHAWYGVRVFTDSIPAEAGLPAAEELERLLAAEDRAGRTEPYRRVAALLHLCGVRG
- a CDS encoding DUF3043 domain-containing protein, which translates into the protein MFRSRSKDEKAPTDKVTADLSKQPRDPEAPKGRPTPKRSDAQTQRRRAATVPTDRKEAAKRQREARRSDLARQREALASGDERYLPARDKGPVRRFVRDFVDSRFAIAEFFLPMAVVILVLSLFGNANRSLQNISLLLWLGVIILIVIDSVGIWIRLRKQLNERFPNEPKRGAIAYGLMRTLQMRRLRLPKPQVKRGERP